Proteins encoded by one window of Desulfofalx alkaliphila DSM 12257:
- the uvrA gene encoding excinuclease ABC subunit UvrA — MLDKIVVKGARVHNLKNIDVEIPRDKLVVITGLSGSGKSSLAFDTIYAEGQRRYVESLSAYARQFLGQMRKPDVDYIEGLSPAISIDQKTTSQNPRSTVGTVTEIYDYLRLLYARVGRPHCPNCGKPITQQTVQQMVDRLMELPERTKIQLLAPVVRGKKGEHLKVLEDIKKSGYVRVRIDGQLRELTEEIKLEKNKKHTIEVVVDRLIIREGVEKRLADSLETALKTGGGLVLADVVDGEPRIFSENFACVDCGIGISEITPRLFSFNSPFGACSLCTGLGTYEEVDAELIIPDKSKSIKEGAIEGWIKSASGLRYLETVADHYGFSLDVPVEEMKKEDLDIILYGSGKEEIEFSYRDRFGKVRKYRTAFEGVVNNIGRLYQETASEWRRREMEKYVTVKSCPACGGARLKPEALAVLIGGKNIIEVTGMTVLKIREFFQEVDFTEREKVIARQILKEINERLGFLVNVGLDYLTLDRMASTLSGGEAQRIRLATQIGSGLMGVLYILDEPSIGLHQRDNMRLLRTLERLRDMGNTLIVVEHDEDTILAADHVIDIGPGAGERGGLVVAEGRPEDIINNEQSVTGQYLSGRRAVPVPEIRRQSKGEEIRIIGAKEHNLKNIDVAIPLGVFTCITGVSGSGKSTLINEVLYKRLAQKLHRAKSRPGKHDDILGIEYLEKVIDINQAPIGRTPRSNPATYTGLFTYIRELYAQLPEANLRGYKPGRFSFNVKGGRCEACQGDGIIKIEMHFLPDVYVPCEVCKGHRYNRETLEVKYKGKNISDVLNMTVDTAVEFFKNIPRIHRKLQTLQDVGLGYIRLGQPATELSGGEAQRVKLATELSRRGNGRTMYILDEPTTGLHAADIHRLLQVLHRLVDNGSTVVVIEHNLDVIKTADYIIDLGPEGGDKGGQVIAAGSPEEVARIEHSYTGQFLKPVLEKSRADRIVRR, encoded by the coding sequence ATGCTTGATAAAATTGTGGTTAAGGGCGCCCGGGTTCATAACCTGAAGAACATTGATGTGGAAATACCGCGGGATAAACTGGTGGTTATCACCGGTCTTTCCGGCTCCGGTAAAAGTTCCCTGGCCTTTGACACCATTTATGCCGAAGGGCAGCGCCGCTATGTGGAATCTCTTTCGGCCTATGCCCGGCAGTTTTTAGGACAAATGAGAAAGCCCGATGTGGACTACATTGAAGGCTTATCCCCGGCCATATCCATTGACCAAAAAACCACCAGTCAAAACCCGCGCAGTACGGTGGGCACAGTGACAGAAATTTACGACTACCTGAGGCTCTTGTATGCCAGGGTGGGCAGGCCCCACTGTCCCAACTGCGGCAAGCCCATCACCCAGCAAACGGTACAGCAGATGGTTGACCGGTTAATGGAACTGCCGGAGAGAACCAAAATACAGCTGCTGGCCCCGGTGGTGCGGGGTAAAAAGGGTGAGCACCTCAAAGTTTTGGAGGATATTAAAAAGAGCGGTTATGTGCGGGTGCGGATTGACGGCCAACTGCGGGAGTTAACCGAAGAAATAAAGTTGGAAAAAAACAAAAAACACACCATTGAAGTGGTGGTGGACAGGCTGATAATTCGAGAGGGCGTTGAAAAACGCCTGGCCGATTCACTGGAGACGGCCCTAAAGACCGGCGGAGGCCTGGTGCTGGCTGACGTGGTGGACGGCGAACCCCGGATTTTCAGTGAAAATTTTGCCTGTGTGGACTGCGGCATCGGCATCAGCGAAATCACCCCCCGGCTCTTTTCCTTCAACAGCCCCTTTGGTGCCTGTTCCCTTTGCACCGGCCTCGGTACCTATGAAGAAGTGGATGCCGAATTGATAATACCCGATAAGAGCAAATCCATCAAAGAAGGAGCCATTGAAGGGTGGATAAAGAGTGCCAGCGGCCTCAGATATCTGGAGACGGTGGCTGACCACTATGGCTTTAGCTTGGATGTGCCGGTGGAAGAAATGAAAAAGGAAGATTTAGACATCATTCTCTATGGCAGCGGTAAGGAAGAAATAGAGTTTAGCTACCGGGACAGGTTTGGCAAAGTCCGCAAATACCGGACAGCCTTCGAGGGTGTGGTGAACAACATCGGCAGGCTGTACCAGGAAACGGCGTCGGAGTGGCGCCGGCGGGAGATGGAAAAGTATGTTACCGTTAAAAGCTGCCCGGCCTGCGGTGGGGCCCGCTTAAAGCCCGAAGCCCTGGCGGTGCTTATTGGCGGTAAAAATATTATTGAAGTTACCGGTATGACGGTGCTTAAGATCCGGGAGTTTTTTCAAGAGGTTGATTTCACCGAGCGGGAAAAAGTGATTGCCAGGCAAATACTAAAGGAAATTAACGAGCGCTTGGGTTTCTTGGTAAACGTGGGCCTGGACTATCTGACCCTGGATCGGATGGCCAGCACCCTGTCCGGCGGCGAAGCCCAGCGCATCAGGCTGGCCACCCAAATTGGCTCCGGCCTAATGGGTGTCCTGTATATTTTAGATGAGCCCAGCATCGGCCTGCATCAGCGGGACAACATGAGACTGCTGCGCACCTTGGAACGCCTGCGGGATATGGGCAACACCTTAATAGTGGTGGAACACGATGAGGACACCATTTTGGCTGCCGATCATGTTATTGACATTGGCCCCGGTGCCGGTGAAAGGGGCGGCTTGGTGGTGGCAGAGGGCAGGCCGGAGGACATCATTAACAATGAGCAGTCGGTGACCGGGCAATACCTCAGCGGGCGCAGGGCAGTTCCGGTGCCGGAGATACGCCGCCAATCCAAGGGTGAAGAAATAAGGATTATCGGGGCAAAAGAACACAACTTAAAGAATATTGATGTTGCCATCCCCTTGGGGGTATTTACCTGCATTACCGGCGTCAGCGGTTCCGGCAAAAGCACCCTGATAAATGAGGTGCTGTATAAACGGCTGGCCCAAAAGCTGCACCGGGCTAAAAGTCGCCCCGGCAAGCATGATGATATACTGGGCATTGAATACCTGGAAAAGGTGATTGATATTAACCAGGCCCCCATTGGCAGAACGCCCCGGTCTAACCCGGCCACCTACACCGGCCTGTTCACCTATATTAGGGAATTGTATGCCCAGCTGCCCGAGGCCAATTTGAGGGGTTACAAACCCGGGCGCTTTAGTTTTAACGTAAAGGGTGGGCGCTGCGAGGCCTGTCAGGGTGACGGTATTATTAAGATCGAGATGCACTTTTTGCCGGACGTATATGTGCCCTGTGAAGTGTGTAAGGGCCACCGCTATAACCGGGAAACCCTGGAGGTTAAATATAAGGGGAAGAATATTTCGGATGTGTTGAATATGACGGTGGATACGGCGGTGGAGTTTTTTAAGAACATCCCCCGCATTCACCGGAAGTTACAGACCCTGCAAGACGTGGGGCTGGGATACATTCGCTTGGGTCAGCCGGCCACTGAACTTTCCGGCGGAGAAGCCCAAAGGGTAAAACTGGCCACCGAGTTGTCCCGCCGGGGCAATGGCAGGACCATGTACATTTTGGACGAACCCACCACCGGCTTGCATGCCGCCGACATTCACCGCCTGCTGCAGGTGCTGCACCGCCTGGTGGACAACGGCAGCACAGTGGTGGTAATTGAGCACAACCTGGATGTTATTAAAACAGCGGATTATATCATTGATTTGGGTCCCGAAGGGGGAGACAAGGGCGGCCAAGTTATAGCCGCCGGCAGCCCGGAAGAGGTGGCCCGGATAGAACATTCCTACACCGGTCAGTTTTTAAAACCGGTCTTGGAAAAAAGCAGGGCGGACAGGATTGTCCGCCGCTAG